One segment of Gilliamella sp. ESL0441 DNA contains the following:
- a CDS encoding carbon starvation CstA family protein has translation MNNKILKHIPWVILAFVGACCLAVIALRRGEHISALWIIAAAVSVYLVAYRYYSLYIANKVMKLDPTRATPAVINNDGLNYVPTNKYVLFGHHFAAIAGAGPLVGPVLAAQVGYLPGTLWLLAGVVFAGAVQDFMVLFLSSRRNGSSLGEMIKSEMGPIPGAIALFGCFLIMLIILAVLALIVVKALAESPWGVFTVCSTVPIALFMGIYMRFLRPGRVLEISVIGIVLLILSIWFGGVIAHDPYWGPALTFKATTITYVLVGYALISAMLPVWLILAPRDYLATFLKIGVIVGLAIGIVILNPDLKMPDVTQYVDGTGPVWKGSLFPFLFITIACGAVSGFHALISSGTTPKLLANENDARFIGYGAMLMESFVAIMALVAASIIEPGLYFAMNTPPAGLGITMPDLHKLGTDDAPMIMAQLKDVTIHAAATVSSWGFVISPEQILQTAKDIGEPSVLNRAGGAPTLAVGIAYVFNQILPGENMGFWYHFGILFEALFILTALDAGTRSGRFMLQDLLGNFVPFLKKTDSLVAGFIGTLGCVGLWGYLLYQGVVDPLGGVKSLWPLFGISNQMLAAVALILATVVLIKMKRAQYIWVTIIPAIWLLICTTWALGLKLFSDNPQLEGFFYLAKEYKRQIAEGGNTLTAQQVDNMHHIIINNYTNAGLSILFLLVVYTIIFFGIKTALKVRNNKQRTDKETAYVPIPEGGVKTSMSH, from the coding sequence ATGAATAATAAAATATTAAAGCATATTCCTTGGGTCATTCTCGCTTTTGTTGGTGCATGTTGTTTAGCTGTTATTGCACTACGACGAGGTGAACATATCAGTGCGTTATGGATTATTGCTGCTGCGGTATCGGTTTATTTGGTTGCTTATCGATATTATAGTCTTTATATCGCCAACAAAGTGATGAAATTAGACCCGACTCGAGCAACTCCGGCAGTGATAAACAATGATGGTTTGAATTATGTTCCAACCAATAAATATGTTTTGTTTGGTCACCATTTTGCTGCAATTGCTGGTGCGGGTCCATTAGTGGGGCCTGTTTTGGCTGCTCAAGTCGGTTATTTACCAGGAACACTTTGGTTACTTGCTGGTGTTGTCTTTGCCGGTGCAGTACAGGATTTTATGGTGCTTTTCTTATCATCTCGCCGTAATGGTTCTTCTTTAGGTGAAATGATTAAAAGCGAGATGGGGCCAATTCCTGGTGCTATTGCCTTGTTTGGTTGTTTCTTGATCATGCTAATTATTTTAGCGGTATTAGCTTTAATTGTTGTTAAAGCTTTAGCAGAAAGTCCTTGGGGTGTTTTCACGGTTTGTTCAACTGTGCCAATAGCTTTATTTATGGGAATCTATATGCGATTTTTAAGACCTGGACGAGTTCTTGAAATATCAGTCATCGGTATTGTATTGCTCATATTATCTATTTGGTTTGGGGGCGTTATTGCTCACGATCCTTATTGGGGACCTGCGTTGACCTTCAAAGCAACAACTATTACCTATGTGCTGGTTGGCTATGCTTTAATTTCTGCGATGTTACCCGTATGGCTAATTTTGGCACCACGAGATTATCTAGCAACTTTCTTAAAAATTGGGGTTATTGTTGGTTTAGCAATTGGGATAGTCATTTTAAATCCTGACTTAAAAATGCCTGATGTAACTCAATATGTTGATGGTACCGGCCCAGTTTGGAAAGGTTCATTATTTCCATTTTTATTCATTACAATAGCTTGTGGTGCGGTTTCTGGATTCCATGCGCTCATTTCATCTGGTACTACGCCAAAATTACTGGCTAATGAAAATGATGCACGCTTCATTGGATATGGTGCAATGTTGATGGAATCGTTTGTTGCCATAATGGCATTAGTCGCAGCTTCAATTATCGAACCTGGTCTCTATTTTGCTATGAATACTCCACCTGCAGGATTAGGGATTACAATGCCTGATTTGCACAAATTGGGGACTGATGATGCACCAATGATAATGGCACAGTTAAAAGATGTGACGATTCATGCGGCTGCAACGGTTAGTTCTTGGGGCTTTGTGATTTCGCCAGAACAAATTTTACAAACAGCAAAAGATATTGGTGAACCGTCTGTCTTGAATCGTGCCGGTGGAGCACCAACATTAGCCGTAGGTATTGCTTATGTCTTTAACCAAATCTTACCGGGTGAGAATATGGGCTTTTGGTATCACTTTGGTATTTTGTTTGAAGCTTTATTTATTTTAACGGCGCTTGATGCAGGAACTCGCTCAGGTCGATTTATGTTACAAGATTTATTAGGTAATTTTGTACCGTTCTTGAAAAAAACGGACTCACTTGTTGCTGGCTTCATTGGTACGCTGGGATGTGTGGGATTATGGGGATATCTGCTCTATCAAGGCGTTGTTGACCCATTAGGCGGTGTGAAGAGCTTATGGCCATTATTCGGAATATCCAATCAAATGCTAGCTGCTGTCGCGCTAATTTTAGCAACCGTGGTATTGATTAAAATGAAACGAGCACAATACATTTGGGTCACGATCATTCCAGCTATTTGGTTACTAATCTGTACAACTTGGGCATTAGGTTTGAAATTATTTAGCGATAATCCGCAATTAGAAGGTTTCTTCTATTTAGCTAAAGAATATAAACGTCAAATTGCTGAAGGTGGTAATACGTTAACGGCTCAACAAGT
- the btsR gene encoding two-component system response regulator BtsR, which produces MLNVIIVDDELLARENLRCLLENDSEINVVAECSNAMEAIREIHRLEPDVVFLDIQMPKINGFEMLSMLDPDTMPSIVFLTAYSEFAVKAFEEQAFDYLLKPVDKQRLSKTLSRLHHRCLSNPINQIEQNLKYIPCIGHNRIYLLNLNDVFYVSSKVSGIYVFNQNNVEYFTELTLKTLEDKTPLIRCHRQYLVNLKKLKEIRFNESTGVNIILINDVSVPVSRRYLKSLKELLGL; this is translated from the coding sequence ATGTTAAATGTAATTATCGTTGATGATGAACTTCTTGCGCGTGAAAATCTACGTTGCTTACTTGAAAATGATTCTGAAATAAATGTCGTTGCAGAGTGTAGTAATGCAATGGAAGCAATCCGCGAAATTCATCGCTTAGAACCCGATGTGGTTTTTTTGGATATTCAAATGCCTAAGATTAATGGGTTTGAGATGTTATCTATGCTTGATCCTGATACCATGCCAAGTATTGTTTTTTTAACAGCCTATAGCGAATTTGCCGTCAAAGCTTTTGAAGAACAAGCTTTTGATTATTTATTAAAACCAGTAGATAAACAGAGACTAAGTAAAACGCTTAGTCGTTTACATCATCGCTGCTTATCGAATCCAATTAATCAAATTGAACAGAATTTAAAATATATTCCCTGTATTGGTCATAATCGCATTTATCTACTTAATTTGAATGATGTATTTTATGTCTCTTCGAAAGTAAGCGGAATTTATGTATTTAATCAGAATAATGTGGAATATTTTACGGAATTAACATTAAAAACTTTAGAAGATAAAACACCACTAATTCGTTGTCACAGACAGTATCTGGTAAATTTAAAAAAATTGAAAGAGATTCGGTTTAATGAGTCAACGGGTGTAAATATTATATTAATAAATGATGTCTCTGTTCCTGTAAGTCGCCGTTATCTTAAATCTCTCAAAGAATTATTAGGGCTATAA
- a CDS encoding sensor histidine kinase — MLEFDLILQLLQQMCVYLVIAYLLSKTPIVIPLMQVTVHLPHKLVCYFIFSLFCIMGSYFGLHIEDTIANTRAIGAILGGLLGGPMVGFLVGVTGGIHRYTLGGITAESCMLSTILIGLISGFLHYVLMKKGRVDLIYNPLLVGVLGLLVESLEMILVLLISRPFETVLHAVQSIAAPMIVANSIGSAMFMRILLDRRAIFERYTSAFSAKALQIAVSTEGLLRDGFNQENSTKVAEIIYKELDIGAVSITDREKILAFIGIGDDHHLPGTPITSHNTLEAIEKNEVQYLDGAHLPYQCSINKSCRLGSTLVIPLRGENNTVVGTIKLYEAKNTLFSSINRTLGEGIASLLSAQILAGQNEHYKQLLSKTEIKLLHAQVNPHFLFNALNTLLAVIRRDKDQASQLVQNLSTFFRKNLKRTNEIVTLKDEIEHVNAYLQIEKMRFMDQLSIEINIPPDLEHAQLPAFTLQPIVENAIKHGTSQLISSGKVTITAYTHNFSLILVVIDNAGNYCEDKKDVKGLGLNLVDKRIHIRYGEKYGIKIQCQPDEYTKVTLSLPLQEDANIEC; from the coding sequence ATGCTTGAATTTGATTTGATTCTACAACTTTTACAACAAATGTGTGTTTATTTAGTGATTGCATATTTACTAAGTAAAACGCCTATTGTTATTCCTCTTATGCAAGTCACTGTACATTTGCCGCATAAATTAGTGTGTTATTTTATCTTCTCTCTGTTTTGTATTATGGGTAGCTATTTTGGACTTCATATTGAAGATACTATAGCAAATACCCGTGCTATTGGTGCGATTTTAGGAGGGCTTCTTGGTGGCCCTATGGTCGGATTTTTAGTCGGGGTGACTGGAGGGATTCATCGCTATACATTAGGTGGAATAACTGCTGAAAGTTGTATGTTATCCACCATTTTAATTGGTTTAATTAGTGGATTTCTTCATTATGTATTAATGAAAAAAGGTCGTGTAGATCTCATTTATAATCCTCTTTTAGTTGGTGTTTTAGGACTATTAGTTGAGTCTCTTGAAATGATTTTAGTGTTGTTAATTTCACGACCTTTCGAAACAGTTTTACATGCTGTTCAAAGTATAGCTGCCCCTATGATTGTGGCAAATAGCATCGGTTCGGCGATGTTTATGCGAATTCTGTTGGATAGACGAGCGATTTTTGAACGCTATACTTCAGCTTTTTCCGCTAAAGCTTTACAAATTGCTGTCAGTACAGAAGGTTTATTGCGAGACGGTTTCAATCAAGAAAATAGTACCAAGGTTGCCGAAATTATTTACAAAGAATTGGATATAGGTGCGGTTTCTATCACCGATCGTGAAAAGATATTAGCTTTTATTGGTATTGGTGATGATCATCATTTACCAGGTACTCCTATCACTTCCCATAATACATTAGAAGCAATTGAAAAAAATGAGGTTCAATACCTTGATGGTGCTCATTTACCTTATCAATGTTCAATCAATAAATCTTGTCGTTTAGGATCTACCCTTGTTATACCACTACGTGGAGAAAATAATACGGTAGTGGGTACAATTAAATTGTACGAAGCAAAAAATACCTTATTTAGTTCAATCAATCGAACACTTGGTGAAGGAATAGCCAGTTTATTGTCAGCGCAAATATTGGCTGGTCAAAATGAGCATTACAAACAATTATTATCCAAAACAGAAATTAAGCTATTACATGCTCAAGTAAATCCTCACTTTTTGTTTAATGCATTAAACACGCTTCTAGCGGTTATTCGACGAGATAAAGATCAAGCTTCTCAACTGGTACAAAATTTATCTACATTCTTTCGAAAAAATCTTAAAAGAACAAATGAAATCGTTACCCTTAAAGATGAGATTGAGCATGTCAACGCTTACTTACAAATTGAAAAAATGCGTTTTATGGATCAACTCTCTATTGAAATTAATATTCCACCTGATTTAGAACATGCACAATTACCTGCCTTTACATTACAACCAATTGTTGAAAATGCTATTAAACATGGAACATCACAATTAATCAGTAGTGGAAAAGTAACGATAACGGCTTATACACATAACTTTTCGCTAATTTTAGTCGTTATCGATAATGCTGGTAATTATTGTGAAGACAAAAAAGATGTCAAAGGGTTAGGGCTAAATTTGGTCGATAAAAGAATTCATATTCGTTATGGTGAAAAGTATGGTATAAAGATTCAGTGCCAACCAGATGAATATACAAAAGTTACTTTGTCATTGCCATTGCAAGAGGATGCAAATATTGAATGTTAA
- the bglX gene encoding beta-glucosidase BglX yields the protein MKKIILFLTLSLFSNFILAINSSESKKVFIDELLSKMTIKQKVGQLRLISVGGELSLDKVLDQIEAGEIGGIFNTIVEPDLSNMQDRALKSPHKIPLLLGFDIIHGHRTIFPINLGIASTWDREAIAKVAQVSADEATSDGLNITWAPMVDLSRDPRWGRVSEGFGEDPYLTSEAGRIFVEQMQKQSLTDTKSLVTTVKHFALYGAVEGGREYNSTDMSERKMFQEYLVPYKSAIDAGSRVIMVSLASVNGIPATANHWLLTDVLRNQWHFNGVVISDHGAIRELINHGVASDAKDAVRVAIKAGIDVSMNDEFFLQFIPELVEQGLLSEDEINNACRHVLELKYDMGLFKNAHRNLDPNLDIETMFADNRLHREDARDVARRSIVLLKNEHNLLPLSKNQKIAVIGPLADSKRDILGSWSAAGRANLAVTPLEGIKLAVNDPKAISYAFGANLSDDPELFNFLNLYDVATKFDSRPVNVMLDEAIESAKNADVIVAFVGEAQGMAHESSSRTDLSLAASQKRLLTALKATGKPLVIALMNGRPLTLVDEFQQADAMLETWFLGTEGGNAIADVLFGDYNPSGKLPMSFPRNVGQIPVYYSHLNTGRPRGTINMGKYTTSYFDSPNEPLFPFGYGLNYTDFSINFVLSTNEMKQDGNLTVTAIVENTGDREGTQIVQLYLQDITASVSRPVKELKGFEKVTLKSREKAEVKFVITPEMLKFWNDKMQFVAEPGKFNVFVGFDSTTKNVQTFTLLDN from the coding sequence ATGAAAAAAATAATCTTATTTTTAACTTTATCGCTTTTCTCTAATTTTATTCTTGCTATTAATAGTAGTGAGTCTAAAAAAGTTTTTATTGATGAATTATTATCAAAAATGACGATTAAACAGAAAGTTGGTCAACTACGTTTAATTAGTGTTGGAGGCGAATTAAGTTTAGATAAGGTATTAGACCAAATTGAGGCAGGCGAAATAGGTGGAATTTTCAATACCATTGTCGAGCCTGACTTATCAAACATGCAGGATCGTGCGTTAAAATCGCCGCATAAAATCCCCTTATTATTAGGATTTGATATAATACATGGTCATCGCACCATTTTTCCGATTAATTTAGGCATAGCATCAACTTGGGATCGAGAGGCGATCGCTAAAGTGGCACAAGTCTCAGCTGATGAGGCTACATCGGATGGCTTGAATATTACTTGGGCTCCAATGGTTGATCTTAGTCGAGATCCTAGATGGGGTAGAGTGTCAGAAGGATTTGGTGAAGATCCTTATCTGACTTCAGAAGCTGGACGCATATTCGTTGAACAGATGCAAAAACAGTCCTTAACAGACACAAAATCATTGGTAACAACGGTCAAACATTTTGCGCTTTATGGTGCAGTAGAAGGCGGTCGAGAATACAACAGTACCGATATGAGTGAGCGCAAAATGTTTCAAGAATATTTAGTTCCTTATAAAAGCGCCATAGACGCAGGAAGCCGAGTAATTATGGTTTCTCTGGCTAGTGTTAATGGTATTCCTGCAACAGCTAATCATTGGCTTTTGACTGATGTTTTGCGTAATCAATGGCATTTTAATGGGGTTGTTATTAGCGACCATGGTGCAATTCGGGAACTCATTAATCATGGTGTTGCCAGCGATGCCAAAGATGCTGTTCGAGTCGCAATCAAAGCTGGTATTGATGTGAGTATGAATGACGAGTTTTTTCTCCAGTTCATTCCTGAACTTGTCGAACAAGGCTTGCTGAGTGAAGATGAAATTAACAATGCTTGTCGTCATGTTTTGGAACTCAAATATGATATGGGATTGTTTAAAAACGCTCATCGTAATTTAGATCCAAATTTAGATATTGAAACCATGTTTGCTGACAATCGTTTGCATCGAGAAGATGCGAGAGATGTTGCTCGTCGTAGTATCGTTCTATTAAAAAATGAGCACAATCTTTTACCTTTATCTAAAAATCAAAAAATAGCTGTAATTGGGCCTCTTGCAGATTCAAAACGGGATATCTTGGGTAGTTGGTCGGCGGCTGGTCGAGCCAATTTAGCGGTGACTCCTTTAGAAGGAATTAAACTTGCCGTCAACGATCCAAAAGCCATCAGTTATGCATTTGGGGCAAATCTTTCTGATGACCCTGAATTGTTTAATTTTTTAAATCTGTATGATGTTGCAACAAAATTTGATTCAAGACCGGTTAATGTGATGCTTGATGAAGCAATTGAATCAGCTAAAAATGCAGATGTTATTGTCGCATTTGTTGGTGAAGCTCAAGGAATGGCACATGAATCTTCAAGTCGAACAGATTTATCGCTCGCTGCTAGCCAAAAAAGGTTGCTTACTGCACTAAAAGCAACGGGTAAACCGCTTGTTATTGCATTAATGAATGGACGTCCTTTAACATTAGTTGATGAATTCCAACAGGCAGATGCAATGCTTGAAACGTGGTTTTTAGGAACCGAAGGTGGAAATGCAATAGCTGATGTTTTATTCGGTGATTACAACCCATCAGGAAAACTACCTATGTCATTTCCAAGAAATGTTGGTCAAATACCAGTTTATTATAGCCATTTAAATACAGGGCGTCCGAGAGGAACGATAAACATGGGTAAATATACCACCTCCTATTTTGATAGCCCAAATGAGCCATTATTTCCTTTCGGTTATGGCTTAAATTATACTGATTTTTCGATAAATTTTGTGTTATCGACAAATGAAATGAAACAAGATGGTAACTTAACTGTCACTGCTATTGTTGAGAATACGGGAGATAGAGAAGGAACACAAATTGTGCAACTATATCTACAAGATATTACCGCTTCGGTAAGTAGACCAGTAAAAGAATTAAAGGGTTTTGAAAAAGTAACGTTAAAATCACGTGAAAAAGCAGAAGTGAAATTTGTCATAACGCCTGAAATGTTGAAGTTTTGGAATGATAAAATGCAATTTGTCGCTGAACCAGGTAAGTTTAACGTGTTTGTTGGTTTTGATTCAACGACAAAAAATGTCCAAACTTTTACATTACTTGACAATTAA
- a CDS encoding YajQ family cyclic di-GMP-binding protein: protein MPSFDIVSEIQMPEVKNGVDNATRELTTRWDFKNVEASFELDEKNETIKATSQSEFQVQQLLDILRDKLTKRGIDGGALDIPEEMEHSGKLYSITVKLKQGIDKELAKKIVKLIKDSKIKVQAQVQGDQVRVTGKSRDDLQSTMALVKNGELGQPFQFTNFRD, encoded by the coding sequence ATGCCTTCTTTTGATATTGTGTCAGAAATTCAAATGCCAGAAGTAAAAAATGGTGTAGATAATGCAACGCGTGAATTAACGACTCGTTGGGATTTTAAAAATGTTGAAGCTTCATTCGAATTGGATGAAAAAAATGAAACAATCAAAGCGACCAGTCAATCTGAATTTCAAGTACAGCAATTGCTGGATATTCTACGTGATAAGCTTACTAAGCGTGGAATAGACGGAGGGGCTTTGGACATTCCTGAAGAAATGGAGCACAGTGGCAAACTTTATAGTATCACTGTAAAGCTAAAACAAGGTATCGATAAAGAGTTAGCCAAAAAAATTGTGAAACTTATCAAAGACAGTAAAATCAAAGTTCAAGCTCAAGTTCAGGGTGACCAAGTTCGTGTTACCGGAAAATCACGAGACGATTTACAATCAACGATGGCTTTGGTTAAAAATGGTGAACTAGGTCAACCTTTTCAATTTACCAATTTTAGGGATTAA
- the dapD gene encoding 2,3,4,5-tetrahydropyridine-2,6-dicarboxylate N-succinyltransferase translates to MQHLQTIIDAAFERRAEITPSNVDTLTRDAINQCIHLLDSGKMRVAEKINGEWVTHQWLKKAVLLSFRINENKLINGGPTNYYDKVPLKFADYDETRFAQEGFRVVPSAIARKGAYVARNTVLMPSYVNIGAYVDEGTMVDTWVTVGSCAQIGKNVHLSGGVGIGGVLEPLQANPTIIEDNCFIGARSEIVEGVIVEEGSVISMGVFIGQSTKIYDRATGEVYYGRVPAGSVVVSGNLPTKDGKYSLYCAVIVKKVDAKTLGKVGINELLRTID, encoded by the coding sequence ATGCAACATTTACAAACTATTATTGACGCTGCATTTGAGCGTCGCGCTGAAATTACACCATCGAATGTCGATACCCTTACACGAGATGCTATCAATCAATGTATTCATTTATTAGATAGCGGTAAAATGCGTGTTGCTGAAAAAATTAATGGTGAGTGGGTAACACATCAATGGTTAAAAAAAGCGGTATTGCTCTCGTTTCGTATTAATGAAAATAAACTTATCAATGGCGGTCCGACAAATTATTATGATAAAGTTCCATTAAAATTCGCTGATTATGATGAAACCAGATTTGCGCAAGAAGGTTTTCGTGTTGTTCCATCGGCAATAGCACGTAAAGGGGCATATGTTGCTCGTAATACTGTATTAATGCCATCTTATGTGAATATCGGTGCGTATGTTGATGAAGGCACGATGGTTGATACTTGGGTAACTGTTGGTTCATGTGCTCAAATTGGTAAAAATGTTCATTTGTCAGGTGGTGTTGGAATAGGTGGCGTGTTAGAACCATTGCAAGCAAATCCGACCATTATTGAAGATAACTGCTTTATCGGTGCTCGCAGCGAAATTGTAGAAGGCGTGATTGTTGAAGAAGGTTCTGTTATTTCAATGGGTGTATTTATTGGACAAAGTACCAAAATTTATGATCGTGCTACAGGCGAAGTTTATTATGGTCGAGTGCCTGCTGGTTCAGTTGTTGTATCAGGTAACTTACCGACTAAAGATGGTAAATATAGCCTTTATTGTGCTGTTATTGTTAAAAAAGTTGATGCTAAAACGCTGGGTAAAGTAGGTATCAACGAATTACTTCGTACTATAGATTAA
- a CDS encoding prepilin peptidase-dependent protein, translated as MLKNQGFSLLEMIISMLILNLIITGTSMFYKQLHATNMNYYLNTHLEQNIEQAISGLFKDIKRAGFIANSPSKINQKSIEINDNNNCIIIRYDSEIRHDWINDPQHLNNSDIFSYRYYQNNLEYKTGAMNCHGTNWQKIFDPNDIKVTKFVIKQDNNTIEMTLAAELKKHHHISHQIFKIIRNENRL; from the coding sequence ATGTTGAAAAATCAGGGGTTTTCACTGCTTGAAATGATAATCAGTATGCTAATATTAAATCTAATTATTACGGGTACCTCTATGTTTTATAAACAATTACATGCAACTAACATGAATTATTATTTAAACACTCATCTGGAACAAAATATTGAGCAAGCTATCTCAGGATTATTTAAAGACATCAAACGAGCAGGATTTATCGCTAACTCACCATCCAAAATTAATCAAAAATCAATTGAAATTAATGATAACAATAACTGTATCATTATCCGTTATGATAGCGAAATTCGTCATGATTGGATTAACGATCCACAACACCTAAATAATTCAGATATATTTAGTTATCGTTATTACCAAAATAATCTTGAATACAAAACTGGGGCAATGAATTGCCATGGTACAAATTGGCAGAAAATATTCGATCCAAATGATATAAAAGTAACAAAATTTGTCATAAAACAGGATAACAATACTATCGAAATGACTTTAGCTGCAGAATTAAAAAAACATCATCATATTAGTCATCAGATATTTAAAATCATTAGAAATGAAAATAGATTATAA
- a CDS encoding DUF2509 family protein, whose amino-acid sequence MKIDYKTPNQSGFSAIVLVMILMIIGLTLLTAFNSLVSSWQKTILIEKDYYQQFNTARSSLHWAKTQKWNVPTANWQCKEEVNLHLKTCIKKSKLKIGNFTLVRGEADKLYLYELASFNNNKLIIDKGNWLDYCPEKKHSDCE is encoded by the coding sequence ATGAAAATAGATTATAAAACGCCTAATCAATCCGGATTTAGTGCTATTGTTTTAGTGATGATTTTAATGATAATTGGCTTAACGCTATTAACCGCTTTTAATTCTTTGGTTAGCTCATGGCAAAAAACTATCCTAATAGAAAAAGACTATTATCAACAATTTAATACCGCAAGATCCTCTTTACACTGGGCGAAAACGCAAAAATGGAATGTGCCTACTGCGAATTGGCAATGCAAAGAGGAGGTTAATTTACACTTAAAAACTTGCATTAAAAAATCAAAATTAAAAATAGGTAATTTTACTTTAGTTCGAGGTGAAGCAGATAAACTTTATTTATATGAGTTAGCTTCATTTAATAACAATAAATTAATTATCGATAAAGGAAATTGGCTTGATTACTGCCCAGAAAAAAAACACAGTGATTGTGAATAA
- a CDS encoding prepilin-type N-terminal cleavage/methylation domain-containing protein, whose amino-acid sequence MITAQKKNTVIVNNKHTDGFSIIEVMIASLIFSLFLIGFMNIQKKLLDKHHYLKNKLQADQIAFQLLDSYPFVPQHIIPKGWEYSVQRQTYNNQCTLVKVIINTSQNNKSQQQRLFCN is encoded by the coding sequence TTGATTACTGCCCAGAAAAAAAACACAGTGATTGTGAATAATAAACATACCGATGGTTTTAGTATTATTGAGGTGATGATTGCATCATTGATATTTTCACTATTTCTGATTGGTTTTATGAATATTCAAAAAAAACTATTGGATAAACATCATTATTTAAAAAATAAATTACAAGCGGATCAAATTGCTTTTCAGCTACTTGATAGCTATCCTTTTGTCCCTCAGCATATTATTCCAAAAGGTTGGGAATACAGTGTACAAAGACAAACTTATAATAATCAATGTACACTTGTAAAAGTGATTATCAATACATCCCAAAATAATAAAAGTCAACAACAAAGACTGTTTTGTAATTAA
- a CDS encoding alpha/beta fold hydrolase — MKLNYKIQGNGQPILFLHGMFGCLDNLNMLAKEFVLNFQTIQVDLRNHGLSPWSNEMNYEVMAEDVATLCQHLQLKNLIVVGHSMGGKVAMQLMQIIPDIIEKVVVIDIAPVKYVKSPNLNVIEALKQCDLQQVTDKKHIMDIMKQQGIDLATSYFLLKSFKDGHWLFNSRIIVKQYSDLCDWHSNGEPCKKPILFIRGENSTYITDEYVNTIMAQFPNAKIVTVAGAGHNVHAEKTEQVLQILHDFIMN; from the coding sequence ATGAAATTAAACTATAAAATCCAAGGTAATGGGCAACCCATTTTATTTTTGCACGGTATGTTTGGCTGTTTGGATAATTTAAATATGCTTGCTAAAGAGTTCGTTTTAAATTTTCAAACGATTCAAGTTGATCTGCGTAATCATGGGCTTTCACCATGGTCAAATGAGATGAACTATGAGGTTATGGCAGAAGATGTGGCGACACTATGTCAGCATTTACAATTAAAAAATTTGATTGTTGTTGGCCATTCAATGGGGGGTAAAGTTGCCATGCAATTAATGCAAATAATCCCGGATATTATCGAAAAAGTTGTGGTTATTGATATTGCACCAGTTAAATATGTTAAGTCCCCCAATCTCAATGTAATCGAAGCGTTAAAACAATGTGATTTGCAACAGGTGACTGATAAAAAACACATTATGGATATTATGAAACAACAAGGCATTGATTTAGCCACGAGCTATTTTTTATTAAAATCATTCAAAGACGGACACTGGTTATTTAATTCTAGAATTATCGTTAAACAATACTCCGATCTATGTGATTGGCATAGCAATGGTGAACCTTGTAAAAAACCCATACTTTTTATACGAGGCGAAAATTCAACATACATAACAGATGAATATGTGAATACCATTATGGCACAATTTCCTAATGCAAAAATAGTCACTGTTGCAGGGGCTGGTCATAATGTTCATGCTGAGAAAACAGAACAAGTTTTACAAATTTTGCATGATTTTATAATGAATTAA